A segment of the Actinomyces sp. oral taxon 171 str. F0337 genome:
GAGCTGCTGGCCTGCGCCCTCAAGCACGGCGAGCCGACGGCCTCCTACGTCGGTCTGGTGGGGGGCAAGGTCTCCGACCACCCGTTGGACCGCATGAACGACGACCTCGACCGGGACAACCGTCGCCCCCGTCACCAGTGGTGGCTGGGCCTGCGCCCCGCCGTGGGGCTGGTCAGCCAGGACACCGGGATCCTGGCGCTTCAGGACATCCCCGACTTCGGTGAAGCGGTCGACGACGCGGCCAGCTGACCCACCGGCCCCGGCAGGCGCGGGGCCGGGTATCGTGCCTGGCGTGCGCGCGCTGATACGACCCCGGTTCCTGGTGGCTGCCGCCGTGGCGGGCGTGGCCGCGGGGCTCATCGGGATCGCGATGGCGCTGCTCCTGGAGCTCTTCGAGTCCTTGTTCTACGGCCTCACCCATGGCGGGCTCCTGGAGCGGCTGGCCGCCTCCCCACCCTGGCGGCGCATACTCGCCCCGGCCTTGGGAGGCCTTGTCGCCGGTGGCCTGTGGTGGTGGCTGCGCGCAACCGGCGAGGTGGCCGACGTGGAGTCCGCGGTGGCGGATCGCAGCGGCGAAGCGGCTCCCCGGATGGGACTGGCGCGTCCCTTCCTCGACGCTGTCACTCAGGTCCTCACGGTCGGCGCGGGCAACTCGGTGGGGCGCGAAGGCGCCCCGCGCCTGGCTGCTGGAGCGGTGGCGGCCAGGCTCACCACCCGCCTGGGGATCGGCAGGGCCGAGGGTGCGATCCTCATCGCCTCCGCCGCCGGCGCGGGGCTGGCGGCCATGTACAACGCGCCGATGGGAGGGGCGGCCTACGCCGTCGAGCTCGTCATGGTGTCCGGGATGCGACGGCGCGGAGCCCTCGTGGCAGTGCCGGTGTGCCTCATCGCCACGATCGTCTCCTGGCTGCACTCCCACGGGCGGCCCACCTTCGAGGTCGCTTCGAACGGACTGTCGTCGGGGACCGCCCTCGGCCTGGTCCTGCTCGTGCCGGTAGCCGCCGCGCTCGGCGTGGGGGCTAGGGCGCTGTGGTCGTGGATGCTGGCGCACCGGGTGCGCACCCTCCGGTGGTTGCCAGCGGCAATCGGAGCGGCGGGGCTGGTCACCGGGCTGGTGAGTCTGTGGGTCCCAGCCGTCGTCGGCAATGGCCGTGATGCCATGGAGGTGGCCCTGGGTACTCGCGTTCCCGAGGTCTCGAGCGACGCTGCGGGGGCCGGTGTGGTCCTGCTGCTGGGCGTCGTGGTCCTCAAGCCGGTCCTCACCGGTCTCACGCTCGCAGCCGGCGCCACCGGTGGCCGGCTGGCTCCCTCGCTGGCAACGGGCGCAAGCGCCGGAACCGCCCTGGCAGTCGTGCTCCATG
Coding sequences within it:
- a CDS encoding chloride channel protein; translation: MRALIRPRFLVAAAVAGVAAGLIGIAMALLLELFESLFYGLTHGGLLERLAASPPWRRILAPALGGLVAGGLWWWLRATGEVADVESAVADRSGEAAPRMGLARPFLDAVTQVLTVGAGNSVGREGAPRLAAGAVAARLTTRLGIGRAEGAILIASAAGAGLAAMYNAPMGGAAYAVELVMVSGMRRRGALVAVPVCLIATIVSWLHSHGRPTFEVASNGLSSGTALGLVLLVPVAAALGVGARALWSWMLAHRVRTLRWLPAAIGAAGLVTGLVSLWVPAVVGNGRDAMEVALGTRVPEVSSDAAGAGVVLLLGVVVLKPVLTGLTLAAGATGGRLAPSLATGASAGTALAVVLHAYGVEVSVPALAMAGAGAVLATTQRAPVFGIVFTWELARAGAWTLVALLAVVLTATLLASPAWWHAAGSRLRASRAR